A section of the Lepus europaeus isolate LE1 chromosome 19, mLepTim1.pri, whole genome shotgun sequence genome encodes:
- the C5AR2 gene encoding C5a anaphylatoxin chemotactic receptor 2: MENTSLSYDYGDYSDLLDLPVDCPNGTCLSARHGHVAPLLLYAAIFLVGVPGNAMVAWVARREAGRSAAAAWFLHLAVADLLCCLSLPILAVPIAQGGHWPYGAVGCWALPSVILTSMYASVLLLAALSADLCLLALWPTWWAVAWRGWGVRLARGAAWVLAVLLTVPSAIHRRLHQEHFPSRLECVVDYGRSAAAEHAVTAARFLLGFLGPLAVVAGCFGAVLCRGVRRHWPLCTAVIVGFFVCWAPYHLLGLVLAVATPNSALLVRALKAEPLMVGLALAHSCLNPLLFLYFGRAQLRQSLAAACRWALRESQGEDESVVSKTVPSHDLVSEMEV, from the coding sequence ATGGAGAACACATCTCTGAGCTACGACTACGGGGATTATAGCGACCTCCTGGATCTCCCCGTGGACTGCCCCAACGGCACCTGCCTCTCCGCCCGCCACGGCCACGTGGCCCCGCTCCTGCTCTATGCCGCCATCTTCCTAGTGGGGGTGCCAGGCAATGCCATGGTGGCCTGGGTGGCCAGGAGGGAGGCCGGCCGCTCCGCTGCGGCCGCCTGGTTCCTCCACCTGGCCGTGGCGGACCTGCTCTGCTGCCTGTCCCTCCCCATCCTGGCCGTGCCCATAGCCCAAGGGGGCCACTGGCCGTACGGGGCCGTGGGCTGCTGGGCTCTGCCCTCAGTCATTCTGACGTCCATGTATGCCAGCGTCCTGCTCCTGGCAGCCCTCAGCGCggacctctgcctgctggccctctGGCCAACATGGTGGGCGGTGgcttggcgggggtggggggtgcggcTGGCCCGGGGTGCAGCCTGGGTGCTGGCCGTGCTGCTCACCGTGCCTTCTGCCATCCACCGGCGGCTGCACCAGGAGCACTTCCCCTCCCGGCTGGAGTGCGTGGTGGACTACGGGCGCTCAGCCGCGGCTGAACACGCCGTGACCGCCGCTCGCTTCCTGCTAGGCTTCCTGGGGCCGCTGGCGGTCGTGGCCGGCTGCTTCGGGGCTGTTCTGTGCCGAGGCGTCCGACGCCATTGGCCACTGTGCACGGCTGTCATCGtggggttttttgtctgctgggCCCCCTACCacttgctggggctggtgctggccgTGGCGACCCCGAactctgcgctcctggttcgggCCCTGAAGGCGGAGCCCCTGATGGTGGGCCTGGCCCTTGCTCACAGCTGCCTCAATCCGCTACTCTTCTTGTATTTTGGGAGGGCTCAGCTCCGACAGTCGCTGGCCGCTGCCTGTCGCTGGGCCCTGAGGGAGTCCCAGGGTGAGGACGAAAGCGTGGTCAGTAAGACAGTCCCCAGCCACGACCTGGTGTCGGAGATGGAGGTGTAG
- the C5AR1 gene encoding C5a anaphylatoxin chemotactic receptor 1: MENNTYDYTNYDSFGTLDPSTPVDNTVRGLRPSTIVALVIYMAVFLVGVPGNALVVWVTALEAKRAVNAIWFLNLAVADLLSCLALPILFVSIIQEGHWPFGRAACRVLPSLILFNMYASILLLATISADRFLLVFNPIWCQNFRAAGLAWLACCVAWGLALLLTIPSFLYRSVHQEYFPPKTICGVDYGREGVRTERAVAIIRLVVGFLLPLLTLSVCYTFLLLRTWSRKATRSTKTLKVVVAVVVSFFVFWLPYQVTGMIIALLQPSSATFRWATRLDALCVALAYVNCCINPIIYVVAGQGFQGRLRKSLPSLLRNVLAEESAIHGSKSFSRSTVDTVADRCQAV, encoded by the coding sequence ATGGAAAATAACACGTACGATTACACCAACTATGACTCCTTCGGGACCCTGGACCCCTCCACCCCCGTGGACAACACTGTCAGAGGGCTGCGCCCGTCCACCATCGTGGCCCTGGTCATCTACATGGCCGTCTTCCTGGTGGGGGTGCCGGGCAACGCCCTGGTGGTCTGGGTGACGGCGCTGGAAGCCAAGCGGGCCGTCAACGCCATCTGGTTCCTGAACCTGGCCGTGGCCGACCTCCTGTCCTGCCTGGCGCTGCCCATCTTGTTCGTGTCCATCATCCAGGAGGGTCACTGGCCCTTCGGCAGGGCCGCCTGCAGGGTGCTGCCCTCGCTCATCCTGTTCAACATGTACGCCAGCATCCTGCTGCTGGCCACCATCAGCGCCGACCGCTTCCTGCTCGTGTTCAACCCCATCTGGTGCCAGAACTTCCGAGCGGCTGGCTTGGCCTGGCTGGCGTGCTGCGTGGCCTGGGGCTTGGCCTTGCTGCTGACCATCCCCTCCTTCCTGTACCGCTCGGTGCACCAGGAGTATTTTCCGCCCAAGACCATATGCGGCGTGGACTACGGGCGCGAGGGCGTGCGCACCGAGAGGGCGGTGGCCATCATCCGGCTGGTCGTGGGCTTCCTGCTGCCGCTGCTCACGCTCAGCGTCTGCTACACCTTCCTCCTGCTGCGGACCTGGAGCCGCAAGGCCACGCGCTCCACCAAGACGCTCAAGGTGGTGGTGGCCGTGGTGGTCAGCTTCTTCGTCTTCTGGCTGCCCTACCAGGTGACGGGCATGATCATAGCCCTGCTGCAGCCTTCCTCCGCCACCTTCCGGTGGGCCACCCGGCTGGACGCCCTGTGCGTCGCCCTTGCCTACGTCAACTGCTGCATCAACCCCATCATCTACGTGGTCGCCGGCCAGGGCTTCCAGGGCCGGCTGCGCAAgtctctccccagcctcctccgCAACGTGTTGGCAGAGGAATCCGCGATCCATGGCAGCAAGTCCTTCTCCCGCTCCACGGTGGACACGGTGGCCGACAGGTGCCAAGCGGTGTGA